A window of Fusarium oxysporum Fo47 chromosome II, complete sequence genomic DNA:
GGTACCAAGGAAATTCGCGATGCACGCATTgcagaagctcaagatccaagacgAGGAAAGAGGTAGTCGCACTACATCATCACGAGAAGACGTTTTTGTTTGGATATATGGTAGGGGAGTGGGAGTCTTTCAATGGTAGGATAGCGGGCCAGAATCTAAGATGGAGCATTCGGCTTTGTTATTCAACTTGGGCATGTCAGCTTCTTTTATTCTCATTTGTACTGCATGGGATTGGGAGTTCTCAGGATTAACAGATGGCGACATAGCGTGCGCTCAGGGAGCAGCATCACTTGGGCTATATCGCTTTGATACCCAGCCAAGATGGTAGATATGCAGCGTTATATTAACGAGCATGTACGGTATTTCAAAAATCTTGCTATTGAGGAAGTAAACACATCTTTAGTGCAACAAAAAACCGGCTGCCTCTTCTCCCCTGGGTATTGGATATCAAAACGGCCGTTACCAATTCATCTCAGCCTTATTCTTGGCTGACCCTAAAAGTTCCTTATCCAATCCCCTAGTCCGTGGTCGTATATATCATTCCTTCCTTACGTTTTTGACCTTGCGTCTAATCTAAACCTTCTAGTAACCGTGTCGTGAACCAGGGTATTGACCCCATCCAGGAGGTTGCTGACCAGGAGGCGGTCCACCGTAGCCCTGCTGACCGTATGGAGGATACTGAGGCGCACCGTATCCCGGGCCGCCGTATTGTTGAGGGGGAGGAGCCCCATACTGACCTGGGGGAGGACCGCCATATTGACCTGGGGGAGCTCCGTACTGAGGTTGAGGGGGTCCCCCATAACCACCACCATACGGAGGCTGGGGTGGAGGAGCACCATATCCACCTTGCTGAGAGTGCCCCGAGTTGGAAGCTGCGTAGTTGGGATTCTGACCGTACTCAAACGAAGACTGGCTTGGCGGTGCAGGAGAGCTCGAGAGGTAGCCTGCAGCTGGATTACCATCTTTACCCTCCAACGAGTCAAGATCGCGGGTCTTGACTTGAGACCATAAGGATCCTGCAACCTTGCCATGTCCAGCATTAGCCATATCGCCAAATGTCCCATGGTTGcagccaccaccaccaataCTGCGGCTGTtgccttggacttggttAAGAATGTGGTTCTTATGATTCTTGACAGAGTCGGAGGAGAGAAGATGAGCAAGCTCGTGGCGGCGGGGGTGCTCGTCAGCCCACTTCTTGACAGTCTTGAACATGTCACGTTGGATCTCGATATGGTCGTCGCGAGCAGCAGGGTGGTGGAACGCACGGAGGACGTCGTTGACGACTTCGTCGACAGAGACCCCAGTGTTTTCCCAAGCATAGAGGACGCGACTAGGATGGTTAGCTATGATAGTTATTGCGGGATAGTGGGGTTGGCTTACGGAACTGTGTACTGGAGAATGGTAGCGGCGATACGCCCAGCACATGAGTTCAGAATGTTGGTGAAATGGTCCTTGGATAACATGGAGTGAGTAGGATCAGAGCACTGGGGATTGTCCCAAGGCTCATATTGAGATTTAGCACTGGCCGTGATGACGCCGGAAGAACCGTCCTTGAGAACCTTTGAGACCTGGTTGATGATAGGTCGGATGAAAGGAGCAAGAAGACCCAAGATGAAGGCAGTGAGGGTCTCGCtaatcttctcaagaagttTCTCAAGACCAGGGACCTTGGCAATACCGCGGCTGATGGCCTTGACAATTTTGTCGCGGAACTCGAGAATAGGATAGATCTTGCGGGCTGTCTCAACAGGGTCGAAATCGGGACTCATGCCGGGAACTTGGTTAGCATTGTCACGAGAGAGGTCACCGCGGGTCTGCTGGTAGCTCATGTTGCGCTGTTCTTGGGCTTCAGAGCTGGCCTTCAGGTCTCGAGCCTGAGCGGCGAATCCGTCACCGACACCGGGAAGCTTTGAAACCAAGCCGATGAAGTCAGAGGGACTGGACTTGATTCCAAGGAAACCTCCAAGTAGGGATCGTTCaccaccgccaccaccaccagatCGGTTGGAAGCGCCCTCGGCGTTCTTGAGTGCAACATCGACTTCGTCAACCTCAGACTGCGTGAAGTGATCCGAGGCCTCTCCAATGACGGAATGCAAGAAGTCGACGGCGCCAAATGTGCCAGTCACAAGGGGATATACGCGCTTTCCATGCAGATGGATCTCGGTATGCGCACCGCAATGGGGGAACACAGAGTGGTAGCCAAGCTCTCGAAGGGCAAGCTCACAGTAGTTGCTGTGGGCACTGAAGTCTTCCATGGTGTGCAGCGCCTGACCAAGACATCTCAAAGCCTCGCAGAGGTCATCCTCGTTTCCTTTCTTGGAACCGCTGGTGTAAAGACGACCATAGTGGATGCTTCTGGCGAAGCTGTATCGCAGATAAGCGGCGCTGGTTGCCCAATTTCCATTCTCGTTTGCGATATAGTTTTTCATGCCCGTCCGAGAGTCGATTTCGGTTTCTATTTTCTCGACGGGCCCTCGCAAACGTTTATCAAAAGTCCGCGcatcaactccatctccGTAACCGAGAGGATTGTCGATGTGCTCTTCTGGACGATAGACGCCGAGACGGTCCGCGGTAACTTCGAATTCGCCGGTAGCATAGCCGTGAGCCATAAAAGAGAGAACCCAAACCTGTCGATCATGTAAGCATCAAAGAGAGTCATCGGTGGCGCAAAGCAGCGGGCTCATACAAGAATGCGAATAGTCTCGGCATTGACACCCTTCAAACTGCCGATATCAACGGCCTGAGAATAGTCGCGTAACCAATTTCCAAAGTAGGTTCGTTTGATAAGCATAGAAGTCCATTTCTTTCCGTGAAGGAAGGCGATCGTCTCCAGCATATCCTCAATGTCTGAAAATGATGTGAGCAACGCGATGTAACGGGATCGATATGGAGGGGTAATTTACCTCCATGGCGCCAGTTGTGACCTTCGACCTATGCGCGTGTCAATAGGAGGGAGAGAATTTGCTGTGGGTGAGGTCTAATACTGACCTGAGCAATTGAAGGAATGTTTCCAGCACCGAAGGCTTCAGCTTTGCCGGGAAGCAGGATGAGGCATACTGCGATCAGCAGTAACCACGAACCCCGCGGCATGGAGAATGACGGCATGGTAAGTTAGTGATGCAGCCCTATGGCGGGGTTGTTCAGCAAGGGGCGTAATGCGAGTAGAGTCCAAAAGGTCTAGAGGATAGGTAACAAGATAAAGGACAAAGGTATGGTCGCAGCAAAAGGCCAAGAGGAGGTTTAAAAACTTGATATGCcaagagaggaagagagtgaGTGTGACATGCAGATTAGGTAGTCGACCTAGTAGAGCAGGTCACACTGATGACGGGATTTGTTGTGGCTGGGCTTGGGGTTCGTTGCTAGGAGGGAGGGAGTAAGAAGTGGCTCTAGCTTTCAGCTCCCGAAGGCGATTCCTGATTAGCATTGGACGTGGCGCTGATTGGGCTGATGGGATTTCCGCTTCAGGCACATGCTAAGCAAAAGCCTAGGCTAAGATTGGGTAGCAAACGGTTGGGCGAGAGGCCTCTCATGGACTCGAACTTGACTCTGTATTCGAGTTGATTGCGAAGCTCAACCCACCACTTGTGGCTCGGCAATGGAAGATGAGGCTCAGCCAGACAATACGTAAACATGTCTTGGCGTTTCAATTCCAAAGGCTTGTTAATATTAAGTTGAAATACGATATAATCCATTCTAGAGATAAGACGTGAATGCCGACCCTGTCAAAGGGAGGCCAGAGAACTTAGCACCTCTACCTAAGTATTCTAAGTGACAACAAGACTTTGGTAAATTTAGTACAGGCTCAGGTGCCTTTGGCCTAATTGTTTTTGGGACCTGAGCTTACCTAGGATCAgaagctttcttgctccttGAGGCTTGTGTAGAAAGCGAAGTCCTAGCTACTTACCTACTAATCCAATGCTGACGTTTATTGCTGACTTCCAAGGTTGTTAGGTGGTGGTAAGAGGGCTGCCCACTTACACCCATCTTCAACAGCATTTTCTTGCAATCAAGCAAATCAAGGAAACTTGCCAAATGGGAAATGTTTCAAGAGTTCAGTTGCCTCTTACCCATTTTCAGTTTCAGCCTCACTTGTAAATGGCTTGGTCTAGTCATTTACAAATAGAAGACTTGATTGGCATCGTGAGCTCTGTATTTGGGTAAATCGACCAAGGACATCATATATCACGGACTCTGCGCAGATGTCACATTCTACTTTTTAAAGTACTGTGACATGATCCTCTCCTATCCTGAAAGGCCCGCTCATATTCTCAAGGTCGCACGGGATGCTGTGGAAGAACCAGTAGTTagatgagcttgaggttTTGTTTGGTGGAGCTCATCTAGTAAAGGAGATCCGGCTTCTTCGGAAAATAATCCTTGGCAGTACAATGCAGTAATCGGAGCATACGGGTCACTAAGATTCCGATGTTTTCTGAAATGCAGCCATTCATTGTCCCCGCTAAGGAGATGAATAGGAATTCGTAAGCCCATTGATCGACTGATCGCTAGACTTTTCGGTCCCGAATTACCCAGATAGGAAAGATAACATAAGCGAAAAGTAAATAATGTACATCATCTGAGTGCTTGAACGCTGACATTTGGATACGAATATTACGATTACGATGTATAGAGTGTATGAAATGTATAAAAACCTACCTCACAGTGCACGATGATACCGAGTCCTGCATGTGATGTTGCAATGTCCATTACAGAATGCCAGATTGTTATTACTTGGTAAATCTCGATCTACTTTCAGCATTGACAGGCTCAGCTAGGCGTCAATTGCATGGAATTAGGGACCGTGTTACCATCACTAACACTTGATCAtttccttcaacctcaatcaCTCAAGGACCAATCGTCCACCGCTAATTTCAATATAAACACTGTCTTATTTGTCGTTCCGGCAAATACTCTGATATCAGGTCTTGTATCCCGAATGTTGTGGCATGTTTTATGGTCATTATAGCGCCACTCTTCTACTAACACGGATGGGGATCCTcattaaaaaaaatatcCCCTGGATGGACCCCTGTGCGGCGACTTTCACTTGCCGCTCACGCCGCCCTTTCATTCATGCCCTTGACCGTTTGATATTAAACCTTTTTTAACTTAATCTTTAACCCTCCTCCCAAGGCTTCAATCATTCTATCCTCCACTCTCCTTCAGTTTCCCTCCTTTTTCAATCCTCCTTGGTTGTCGACAAGGAGCACCTCTGCTTGTGCGCTGCTTCAATCGCCTTGCCTCCCAATCCTCATCTCGACCCGTACGTTCCGACCGCTGCTTCAACAAAATGCCTGGACGTACTCTACCAACTTTCACTCGCGCTGAGGTCGAAGCGCATAACTCTGGTGACTCCTGCTATGTCACCATCGGCAACAAGGTCTACGATATCACCGATTTTGTTGAGGATCATCCTGGCGGTCCCGAATATATTCTCGAATACGCCGGTCGCGATATCGAAGAGATCCTTAAAGATTCTGATTCTCATACACACTCTGATTCTGCCTACGAGATTCTCGACGAGAACCTTGTTGGATTTCTCGTCTCTGAAAAGGCTGTAAATGGACACGCCAACGGAAAGGCCAACGGCAACGGAAATGCAAAGCTACCCAATGGTGAAGCCAACGGAGACGCCAATGGCTCCGTCCACCCCCGAACCGGAATGTCTTGCGCGGAGGACTTGAGCAAGGATACAGACTATAACTTGGACTacaagaagaacaagttTCTCGACCTGAACCGACCCCTCTTCCCTCAGATCTGGTTCGGCGGTTTCTCCAAAGAATTCTATCTTGATCAGGTCCATCGCCCTCGCCACTACAAGGGAGGCCAGTCTGCGCCTTTGTTTGGTAACTTCCTTGAGCCTCTCTCCAAGACCGCCTGGTGGGTTGTTCCTATGGTCTGGCTGCCTTGCGTCGCGTACGGTACCTGGGTTGCTTCTCAAGGTTTTGACAACCAGCTCTTTACTGTGGGCTACTGGCTATTTGGCGTGTTCTTCTGGACCATCATTGAATATGTCCTGCATCGCTTCCTGTTCCATCTTGACTAGTATGTTTCCCAATCATTTACTCCTGAGCTTGCCGCTAACTTTTATAGCTACCTGCCTGACAACCGTGTTGGAATTACACTTCACTTCATCCTTCACGGCATCCATCATTATCTCCCTATGGACAAGTATCGTCTTGTTATGCCTCCTACGCTCTTCGCTGCTTTGGCCGCTCCTTTCTGGAAGTTTGCACATGCTGTACTCTTCCACAACTGGTATGCTGCTACTGCAGCCTACTGTGGCGGCATCTTCGGATACGTCTGCTACGATCTCACACATTACTTccttcaccaccaagaccttcCTCTGTGGTACAAGGAACTCAAGAAGTACCATCTTGCTCACCACTTCCTTGACTATGAACTCGGTTTCGGTGTGACGAGCAAGTTCTGGGACAGTGTGTTTGGTACTGAGCTGatctacaacaccaagaagacgAAATAAGTCTGTAATAATGCACGAAATCTGCCTGGCGCAAAGAGAACCAATTCAAGCCAGGACACAGTATATATCTGTCTTGCTTTCATAGTAGTTGGTGAACACTGGGTTGTACGGAGCAGTCATGATTTTATGGATGGTAACGAACATGGTGGTCACTGACATTAATGGCGATGAATCATTCTCATAAATAGTTTTAATGGTTGGGACTGGTTTGCCCAATGGGTCGGTCTATTCTTGGACAGAgttactttaataataaacccttTGATGGATATTTTCTGCTTCTCTGCTTCACTGTATCTTGCGGCATTGCCGACGTGGTGGCCGCGGTACTCGCCACGTGTCTCGTCACGTGCAAGCCAGACGCTTGGGACTTTCCGTCCAGCCAAAAGCTTGACCCATCAGGAGTTTTCAAGGCAACCTCCCCCCAACAAATTTCCCACCCGACGACAGTAATTATCAAATCACCCGGCGGAAGAAACTCACGAGCAAACATATACCTGGTGCTAAATCACCAACGAGTCCCAAATCGGAGTTTTACCAGACTTACACAGACATCATGGCTACCTTGGACGTGGAAGCACTCCTGGACGCCACCGCGAAGGATACCTCTGAACAGAAGACTAAGAGCCCTGTGGAGGATAGAACGCGAGACGAGCCCGAACGGAGGGATAGGGAACGTGATCGTGGCCGTGATAGAGACGGAAGTCGACATCGCGACCGCGATCATGGGCGACGCCGAGATCGTAGGGACAGCCCCAACCGAAGCCGCAGGGGTACACCCGATGTAGGAACGCCTCGAAGCGATGCTGGAAGTCATAAAAGTAGGAGGAGAAGCCGCAGCCGTGATAGCGACCGCCGTCACTCACGCCGAAACAGAGATGGTGATTACTACAGAGGTGGACGACGTTCACGTTCACGATCTCGCTCTCCATACCGCCATTACCGCCCCCGTGACGACCGGGATCACCGTGACCGCAGAGACCGCGACCGAAGAAACCGTGATTATGGACGCGGTCGCGACGACGAACGTCGCGAAACCAAGCGTGAAGAAGGCAACCCCCAGCTTACCGAGGACGAAAGAGATCGTCGCACTGTTTTTGTGCAGCAACTTGCCGCTCGTCTGCGCACTCGCGAGCTGAAGGAATTCTTTGAGAAGGTTGGACCTGTCAATGAGGCTCAAATTGTCAAGGACCGTATTAGCCAAAGATCCAAGGGGTAAGCCGAGCTAAACCTATTCTAGAGTCTAATCGCTAACAATATGCAGAGTTGGTTATGTCGAGTTCAAAAATGAGGAATCCGTTACTCAGGCTCTTCAACTTACTGGACAGAAGCTTTTAGGTATTCCTGTCATCGTACAAGTCACAGAAGCCGAGAAAAACCGGCAAGCCCGAAACCCTGAAGCTTCGGGACCTCACCCCAATTCTATCCCTTTCCACCGCCTTTATGTCGGCAACATTCACTTCAACGTCACCGAACAAGACTTGCAGGCTGTTTTTGAGCCATTCGGTGAGCTTGAATTCGTTCAACTCCAAAAAGATGAGAACGGCCGTAGCCGCGGCTATGGCTTTGTCCAGTAAGTTCTTTTATCCATTCACTGTACTATTCACTGACGTTCCCAGGTTCCGTGATGCTGGTCAGGCACGAGAGGcactggagaagatgaacgGCTTTGATCTAGCGGGACGTCCTATCCGTGTTGGACTCGGAAACGATAAGTTTACCCCTGAGAGTACTGCCAACATGTTGCAGAGATTTTCCGGACAGAATCAAAACCAGAACTTCCAAGGTTCAGCTTTCTCTGGTTCCGGCGGACGAGGCCCTCAGTCCTCAACCTTCGACCGAGCTGGCGGTCGAGACAATGAGAAGACTGGAGGTGCTAGTGCTCTTGATGACACCGATGTCGCTGGTGTGAACTTTAACAACTATAGTCGCGATGCATTGATGAGGAAACTCGCCCGAACCGACGATAGCGCCACCAACGGCCATGACGAGCGCCAGGTGCTTAAACCTAAGACGGAGACGAAGCCATTGCCTGTTAATGTCAACATGGCCAGTCGCTGTGTTGTGTTGCACAACATGTTTGATCCTGAAGAGTACGTATCTCCGCCATTTCACTTTGAACAAATGCTGACAATTCACAGAGAGGAGGGCACCGATTGGGTCAAGGAGCTCGAGGACGATGTTCGTCAAGAGGCCGAGAGCAAGTATGGACATGTGGTTCACATCTCGGCTGACCCCAACTCCAAGGGTGACATCTATCTCAAATTTGACAAAGTCCAGGGCGGCGAGAATGCCATCAAGGGCCTAAATGGCCGATACTTCGGCGGACGAATGATCGACGCGTCACCTGTTGTAGATGCCGTCTACAGCAGTTTGTTCTCACGTACCCGGGCAATCTAAGCTAATTTTTGGCTTGTCAACAACGCTCTCTAGGACTCTCGCAGGTTAGCAGAGTCCATATCAACTGGCTGAAGAGCACCACTAAGAATTCCTGGTGATCAACAGACTTGAAGTCTCCGCTTTTTCCGGAATTCCTCCGTTGTCATCTATATACGATCCTCGGCATGACTCCCATCAAAAATTACGACTCTCATCTCACACATCAAGGTTTTCAAGTTTCGAAACATCACATATCTTTTTA
This region includes:
- a CDS encoding heterokaryon incompatibility Het-C, producing the protein MPSFSMPRGSWLLLIAVCLILLPGKAEAFGAGNIPSIAQVEGHNWRHGDIEDMLETIAFLHGKKWTSMLIKRTYFGNWLRDYSQAVDIGSLKGVNAETIRILVWVLSFMAHGYATGEFEVTADRLGVYRPEEHIDNPLGYGDGVDARTFDKRLRGPVEKIETEIDSRTGMKNYIANENGNWATSAAYLRYSFARSIHYGRLYTSGSKKGNEDDLCEALRCLGQALHTMEDFSAHSNYCELALRELGYHSVFPHCGAHTEIHLHGKRVYPLVTGTFGAVDFLHSVIGEASDHFTQSEVDEVDVALKNAEGASNRSGGGGGGERSLLGGFLGIKSSPSDFIGLVSKLPGVGDGFAAQARDLKASSEAQEQRNMSYQQTRGDLSRDNANQVPGMSPDFDPVETARKIYPILEFRDKIVKAISRGIAKVPGLEKLLEKISETLTAFILGLLAPFIRPIINQVSKVLKDGSSGVITASAKSQYEPWDNPQCSDPTHSMLSKDHFTNILNSCAGRIAATILQYTVPRVLYAWENTGVSVDEVVNDVLRAFHHPAARDDHIEIQRDMFKTVKKWADEHPRRHELAHLLSSDSVKNHKNHILNQVQGNSRSIGGGGCNHGTFGDMANAGHGKVAGSLWSQVKTRDLDSLEGKDGNPAAGYLSSSPAPPSQSSFEYGQNPNYAASNSGHSQQGGYGAPPPQPPYGGGYGGPPQPQYGAPPGQYGGPPPGQYGAPPPQQYGGPGYGAPQYPPYGQQGYGGPPPGQQPPGWGQYPGSRHGY